A DNA window from Pogona vitticeps strain Pit_001003342236 chromosome 2, PviZW2.1, whole genome shotgun sequence contains the following coding sequences:
- the LOC110077731 gene encoding PALM2-AKAP2 fusion protein isoform X2 yields MEIEDFVSEHKNVTVGTSTCAADNQTHLLSPAASHNGLKERHESLDSEVAKEIRYLDEVLEANCCDSATDNPFNGMTSSSPEPSASIVVDGSAPSVHITNDSTALSKSSITVVGGQASPITEHSGINVVSGKLKPNGHSLDVLQEEHCDNLKVPVSPCSSTSSRSSKDGEATLTTIKKEAKFELRAFHEEKKPSKLFEDEEPQENYRVRKLRPSEEMVELEKERRELIRSQAVKKNPGIAAKWWNPPQEKTLEEEHLESHKKYKERKEKQQQQQPSMPMKHVSYSLASPDPASIKKDDVVTEQIDFSAARKQFQLMENSGQASNTTAHKRSGTPKMFTVQPFYKPIGPSQMDRRSVTVTRPASGCGQSVPVGNNDITIVKAEKVSCISDDNSIQNIPGDLAQISPYTDPTKPSQTTKMWSDDAEFTSAKAVFTVVRDDEQSILEQFSRSVNVSSPPEELDSGLDELSVRSQDTTVLETLSNDFSMDNVSDSGASNETMNVLQENSLTDFSLPQTPQANTPSECQGESVSKSFSDHGFYSPSSPLLDSMLIDEQLEHQAGLLVQNAIQQAIAEQADKINSKQAKDTIEQKNRLVKEQEEKDKKTLCSEKQHNPTFQPPQVSSPVQEKQDTAPKISAIQDSALREKQTLQPPHTVHATQPVTVEETKPEVSYFSKYSEAAELRSTASILAMQESEVTVGPFKLRSKKQRTLSMIEEEIRAAQEREEELKRQRQGLQLTKSPVAKSTPPLPTRTVTYRTAPGKIEKIKPPPSPTAEAPPSHLDSTSDESGGSQRPKNLMQTLMEDYETHKTKRRERMDESSVLEATRVNRRKSALALRWEAGIYANREENE; encoded by the exons atggaaattgaAGACTTTGTCTCAGAGCATAAAAATGTCACAGTGGGGACTTCAACTTGTGCTGCAGACAATCAAACTCACTTACTTTCCCCTGCTGCCAGTCACAATGGACTTAAAGAGAGACATGAATCCTTGGACAGTGAAGTTGCTAAAGAAATCAGATATCTTGATGAAGTGCTAGAGGCAAACTGTTGTGATTCTGCTACTGATAACCCATTTAATGGGATGACTTCCTCCTCTCCTGAACCAAGTGCATCTATTGTTGTAGATGGCTCTGCTCCATCTGTTCATATTACAAATGATTCTACAGCACTCAGTAAAAGTAGCATCACTGTAGTTGGTGGGCAGGCATCTCCCATCACTGAACACAGTGGAATAAATGTAGTGTCTGGGAAACTAAAACCAAATGGCCATTCTCTGGATGTACTGCAAGAGGAACACTGTGACAATCTTAAAGTGCCAGTGAGTCCATGCTCTTCCACAAGCTCAAGGTcttccaaagatggagaagcaacACTGACCACcattaaaaaagaagcaaagtttGAGCTTAGAGCATTTCATGAAGAGAAAAAGCCATCCAAACTTTTTGAAGATGAGGAGCCACAAGAGAATTATAGGGTGCGTAAATTGAGACCTTCTGAGGAAATGGTAGagttggaaaaagaaaggagggagctCATCCGAAGCCAGGCTGTCAAGAAGAACCCAGGCATAGCCGCAAAGTGGTGGAACCCACCCCAGGAAAAAACACTGGAGGAGGAACATTTGGAGTCTCACAAAAAATACAAAGAGCgtaaagaaaaacagcagcaacagcaaccatcAATGCCTATGAAACATGTCTCTTACTCCCTTGCATCACCTGATCCAGCAAGCATTAAAAAGGATGATGTTGTCACTGAACAAATAGATTTTTCAGCTGCAAGGAAACAATTTCAATTAATGGAAAATTCAGGCCAGGCAAGTAACACGACTGCACACAAGAGatcagggacacccaaaatgttCACTGTCCAACCCTTCTACAAACCAATAGGACCATCCCAAATGGACCGTCGATCAGTCACAGTTACCAGACCTGCATCTGGGTGTGGACAAAGTGTGCCAGTTGGCAATAATGATATAACCATTGTAAAGGCTGAGAAGGTCTCTTGCATCTCAGATGACAACAGTATTCAGAATATTCCTGGTGACTTAGCACAAATATCTCCGTACACTGATCCCACAAAGCCAAGCCAGACAACCAAAATGTGGTCAGATGATGCTGAATTCACTAGTGCAAAAGCAGTTTTTACAGTGGTGAGAGATGATGAGCAGAGCATATTGGAACAGTTCTCAAGGTCAGTCAATGTCTCTTCCCCTCCAGAAGAGTTGGACTCTGGTTTGGATGAGTTGTCTGTGAGATCCCAGGATACAACTGTTTTGGAAACGCTCTCCAATGATTTCAGCATGGACAATGTAAGTGACAGTGGTGCCTCCAATGAGACAATGAATGTCCTGCAAGAAAATTCACTCACCGACTTTTCTTTGCCCCAGACCCCTCAAGCTAACACACCTTCTGAGTGTCAAGGAGAAAGTGTCTCGAAGTCATTCAGTGACCACGGGTTTTATTCTCCTTCCTCGCCCTTGCTTGATTCCATGCTCATTGATGAACAGTTGGAGCATCAGGCTGGTCTGCTGGTTCAAAATGCCATTCAGCAAGCCATAGCTGAGCAAGCTGATAAAATCAACTCCAAGCAAGCAAAAGATACCATAGAACAAAAGAATCGTCTTGTCAAggagcaagaggagaaagacaaAAAGACACTGTGTTCTGAAAAACAGCACAATCCAACATTTCAACCACCTCAGGTGTCGTCTCCAGTGCAGGAAAAACAGGATACAGCACCAAAGATTTCTGCAATCCAAGACTCTGCACTCAGGGAAAAGCAGACCCTGCAGCCACCTCACACTGTGCATGCCACCCAACCCGTCACTGTGGAGGAAACGAAGCCAGAAGTCAGCTATTTCAGCAAGTACTCAGAAGCAGCTGAGCTCAGAAGCACAGCGTCCATTCTGGCTATGCAAGAATCAGAGGTGACCGTAGGGCCTTTCAAACTAAGGTCAAAAAAGCAGAGGACTTTGTCCATGATAGAAGAGGAGATCCGTGCAGcccaagagagagaagaggaactgAAAAGACAGAGGCAGGGTTTGCAGCTTACAAAGAGCCCTGTTGCAAAGAGTACACCTCCATTGCCCACCAGAACGGTGACTTACAGAACTGCACCAG GTAAAATAGAGAAGATCAAGCCACCTCCATCCCCAACTGCTGAAGCCCCTCCCTCGCATCTCGACTCAACATCAGATGAATCTGGAGGATCCCAGAGGCCCAAGAACTTGATGCAGACACTTATGGAAGATTATGAAACTCACAAAACCAAGAGGCGGGAGAGGATGGATGAGAGCAGT GTCCTTGAGGCAACTAGAGTGAACCGCAGGAAGAGTGCCCTAGCACTGCGATGGGAAGCTGGCATTTATGCTAACCGGGAAGAAAATGAATAG
- the LOC110077731 gene encoding PALM2-AKAP2 fusion protein isoform X4 yields MEIEDFVSEHKNVTVGTSTCAADNQTHLLSPAASHNGLKERHESLDSEVAKEIRYLDEVLEANCCDSATDNPFNGMTSSSPEPSASIVVDGSAPSVHITNDSTALSKSSITVVGGQASPITEHSGINVVSGKLKPNGHSLDVLQEEHCDNLKVPVSPCSSTSSRSSKDGEATLTTIKKEAKFELRAFHEEKKPSKLFEDEEPQENYRVRKLRPSEEMVELEKERRELIRSQAVKKNPGIAAKWWNPPQEKTLEEEHLESHKKYKERKEKQQQQQPSMPMKHVSYSLASPDPASIKKDDVVTEQIDFSAARKQFQLMENSGQASNTTAHKRSGTPKMFTVQPFYKPIGPSQMDRRSVTVTRPASGCGQSVPVGNNDITIVKAEKVSCISDDNSIQNIPGDLAQISPYTDPTKPSQTTKMWSDDAEFTSAKAVFTVVRDDEQSILEQFSRSVNVSSPPEELDSGLDELSVRSQDTTVLETLSNDFSMDNVSDSGASNETMNVLQENSLTDFSLPQTPQANTPSECQGESVSKSFSDHGFYSPSSPLLDSMLIDEQLEHQAGLLVQNAIQQAIAEQADKINSKQAKDTIEQKNRLVKEQEEKDKKTLCSEKQHNPTFQPPQVSSPVQEKQDTAPKISAIQDSALREKQTLQPPHTVHATQPVTVEETKPEVSYFSKYSEAAELRSTASILAMQESEVTVGPFKLRSKKQRTLSMIEEEIRAAQEREEELKRQRQGLQLTKSPVAKSTPPLPTRTVTYRTAPGP; encoded by the exons atggaaattgaAGACTTTGTCTCAGAGCATAAAAATGTCACAGTGGGGACTTCAACTTGTGCTGCAGACAATCAAACTCACTTACTTTCCCCTGCTGCCAGTCACAATGGACTTAAAGAGAGACATGAATCCTTGGACAGTGAAGTTGCTAAAGAAATCAGATATCTTGATGAAGTGCTAGAGGCAAACTGTTGTGATTCTGCTACTGATAACCCATTTAATGGGATGACTTCCTCCTCTCCTGAACCAAGTGCATCTATTGTTGTAGATGGCTCTGCTCCATCTGTTCATATTACAAATGATTCTACAGCACTCAGTAAAAGTAGCATCACTGTAGTTGGTGGGCAGGCATCTCCCATCACTGAACACAGTGGAATAAATGTAGTGTCTGGGAAACTAAAACCAAATGGCCATTCTCTGGATGTACTGCAAGAGGAACACTGTGACAATCTTAAAGTGCCAGTGAGTCCATGCTCTTCCACAAGCTCAAGGTcttccaaagatggagaagcaacACTGACCACcattaaaaaagaagcaaagtttGAGCTTAGAGCATTTCATGAAGAGAAAAAGCCATCCAAACTTTTTGAAGATGAGGAGCCACAAGAGAATTATAGGGTGCGTAAATTGAGACCTTCTGAGGAAATGGTAGagttggaaaaagaaaggagggagctCATCCGAAGCCAGGCTGTCAAGAAGAACCCAGGCATAGCCGCAAAGTGGTGGAACCCACCCCAGGAAAAAACACTGGAGGAGGAACATTTGGAGTCTCACAAAAAATACAAAGAGCgtaaagaaaaacagcagcaacagcaaccatcAATGCCTATGAAACATGTCTCTTACTCCCTTGCATCACCTGATCCAGCAAGCATTAAAAAGGATGATGTTGTCACTGAACAAATAGATTTTTCAGCTGCAAGGAAACAATTTCAATTAATGGAAAATTCAGGCCAGGCAAGTAACACGACTGCACACAAGAGatcagggacacccaaaatgttCACTGTCCAACCCTTCTACAAACCAATAGGACCATCCCAAATGGACCGTCGATCAGTCACAGTTACCAGACCTGCATCTGGGTGTGGACAAAGTGTGCCAGTTGGCAATAATGATATAACCATTGTAAAGGCTGAGAAGGTCTCTTGCATCTCAGATGACAACAGTATTCAGAATATTCCTGGTGACTTAGCACAAATATCTCCGTACACTGATCCCACAAAGCCAAGCCAGACAACCAAAATGTGGTCAGATGATGCTGAATTCACTAGTGCAAAAGCAGTTTTTACAGTGGTGAGAGATGATGAGCAGAGCATATTGGAACAGTTCTCAAGGTCAGTCAATGTCTCTTCCCCTCCAGAAGAGTTGGACTCTGGTTTGGATGAGTTGTCTGTGAGATCCCAGGATACAACTGTTTTGGAAACGCTCTCCAATGATTTCAGCATGGACAATGTAAGTGACAGTGGTGCCTCCAATGAGACAATGAATGTCCTGCAAGAAAATTCACTCACCGACTTTTCTTTGCCCCAGACCCCTCAAGCTAACACACCTTCTGAGTGTCAAGGAGAAAGTGTCTCGAAGTCATTCAGTGACCACGGGTTTTATTCTCCTTCCTCGCCCTTGCTTGATTCCATGCTCATTGATGAACAGTTGGAGCATCAGGCTGGTCTGCTGGTTCAAAATGCCATTCAGCAAGCCATAGCTGAGCAAGCTGATAAAATCAACTCCAAGCAAGCAAAAGATACCATAGAACAAAAGAATCGTCTTGTCAAggagcaagaggagaaagacaaAAAGACACTGTGTTCTGAAAAACAGCACAATCCAACATTTCAACCACCTCAGGTGTCGTCTCCAGTGCAGGAAAAACAGGATACAGCACCAAAGATTTCTGCAATCCAAGACTCTGCACTCAGGGAAAAGCAGACCCTGCAGCCACCTCACACTGTGCATGCCACCCAACCCGTCACTGTGGAGGAAACGAAGCCAGAAGTCAGCTATTTCAGCAAGTACTCAGAAGCAGCTGAGCTCAGAAGCACAGCGTCCATTCTGGCTATGCAAGAATCAGAGGTGACCGTAGGGCCTTTCAAACTAAGGTCAAAAAAGCAGAGGACTTTGTCCATGATAGAAGAGGAGATCCGTGCAGcccaagagagagaagaggaactgAAAAGACAGAGGCAGGGTTTGCAGCTTACAAAGAGCCCTGTTGCAAAGAGTACACCTCCATTGCCCACCAGAACGGTGACTTACAGAACTGCACCAG GTCCTTGA